A genomic window from Micromonospora violae includes:
- a CDS encoding ABC transporter substrate-binding protein, whose product MTDPETARHRRRPVVRLGAAAAALALVAPLAACGAGDAGGPPTINLYYPPEQNLQKVVDDCNAQAQGKYKIAYRVLPRQADDQRVQMVRRLAAEDTGMDVLGLDVTWTQEFASADWIREWTGQDKAEVEQGTLAGPLDTARYEDKLYAAPKNTNVQLLWYRKDLVPQPPTTWDQMISAAQQLKEQGKPYQVLTMGAQYEGLVVLYNTLAESAGGKILNDDGTKAVMDDGTVRALEQLKKFATSGVTSPSFSNATEDPVRLEFQSGAGAFQVNWPFVYPALQEANPDLAKQVGWARIPGIDEGTPSKVTIGGVNLAVSSYSKHPELSFEAARCLRSAEHQKFSAINDGVPPTIEAVFDDPEMTEAYPMKDTILEELKEPATRPLTPAYQSISTVMSAILSPPSGIRPQQTADELRGAIADALQSKGVLP is encoded by the coding sequence ATGACAGACCCCGAAACGGCTCGACACCGACGCCGGCCGGTGGTGCGGCTGGGGGCGGCGGCAGCCGCGCTCGCACTCGTCGCACCGCTGGCCGCGTGCGGCGCGGGCGATGCCGGCGGTCCACCGACGATCAACCTGTACTACCCGCCCGAGCAGAACCTGCAGAAGGTCGTCGACGACTGCAACGCGCAGGCCCAGGGTAAGTACAAGATCGCCTACCGGGTGCTGCCCCGGCAGGCCGACGACCAGCGGGTGCAGATGGTGCGCCGGCTCGCCGCCGAGGACACCGGCATGGACGTGCTCGGCCTGGACGTCACCTGGACCCAGGAGTTCGCCAGCGCCGACTGGATCCGGGAGTGGACCGGCCAGGACAAGGCCGAGGTCGAGCAGGGCACCCTCGCCGGGCCGTTGGACACCGCCCGGTACGAGGACAAGCTGTACGCGGCGCCGAAGAACACCAACGTCCAACTGCTCTGGTACCGCAAGGACCTGGTGCCGCAGCCCCCGACAACCTGGGACCAGATGATCAGCGCGGCCCAGCAGCTCAAGGAGCAGGGCAAGCCGTACCAGGTGCTCACCATGGGCGCCCAGTACGAGGGTCTGGTCGTCCTCTACAACACCCTGGCCGAGAGCGCCGGCGGAAAGATCCTCAACGACGACGGCACCAAGGCCGTGATGGACGACGGCACGGTCCGGGCGTTGGAGCAGCTGAAGAAGTTCGCCACGTCGGGCGTGACCTCGCCGTCGTTCAGCAACGCCACCGAGGACCCGGTCCGGTTGGAGTTCCAGTCCGGTGCGGGCGCGTTCCAGGTGAACTGGCCGTTCGTCTACCCGGCCCTCCAGGAGGCCAACCCGGACCTGGCCAAGCAGGTCGGCTGGGCCCGGATCCCCGGCATCGACGAGGGCACCCCCAGCAAGGTCACCATCGGCGGGGTCAACCTGGCGGTCAGCTCCTACTCCAAGCACCCGGAGCTGTCCTTCGAGGCGGCCCGGTGCCTGCGTAGCGCCGAGCACCAGAAGTTCTCCGCCATCAACGACGGCGTGCCGCCGACCATCGAGGCCGTCTTCGACGACCCGGAGATGACCGAGGCGTACCCGATGAAGGACACCATCCTGGAGGAGCTGAAGGAACCGGCAACCCGTCCCCTGACGCCGGCCTACCAGAGCATCTCCACGGTCATGTCGGCGATCCTGTCGCCGCCGTCCGGGATCCGTCCGCAGCAGACCGCCGACGAACTGCGCGGCGCGATCGCCGACGCCCTCCAGTCGAAGGGGGTCCTGCCATGA